Within the Thermostichus lividus PCC 6715 genome, the region AAATCTTTGATTCGCATCGAACTGCCCTCCACTGAATCGTTGATATACATAGCTTGCCCCCTTGCAGCCGCAATGATGACCTCACGGTTGGTGCTCAGCTTACTGGCGCAAACATTCCCTGCCACTCTGGCTGGAGTATGCCGAAGGGACTTGATAGCTAGTATTCCCTCGATCATAACGATAGTTGTCAGAAATCAGAGATAGGCCAAATTGCCAAAAGAAAACCGCCCCTCCAGAGAGAGACGGTTTGCTAGCTAACTAGGCAAATGTTGTGAATTAGCCGTTGATGCTCGGGGCAATCATGGCCACAGGAGCAGACTCAGCACTGGCCAAGTCAAGGGGGAAGTTGTGAGCATTGCGCTCGTGCATCACTTCCATCCCCAAGTTGGCACGGTTGATCACGTCAGCCCAAGTGTTGATCACATTCCCTTGAGCATCCACCACAGAGTGGTTGAAGTTGAACCCGTTCAGGTTGAAGGCCATGGTGCTGATCCCCAGAGCGGTGAACCAGATACCGATAACCGGCCAAGCAGCTAAGAAGAAGTGCAGTGCACGGCTGTTGTTGAAGCTGGCGTATTGGAAGATCAAGCGACCAAAGTAACCGTGGGCAGCCACGATGTTGTAGGTCTCTTCTTCTTGACCAAATTTGTAACCGTAGTTTTGCGACTCGGTTTCGGTGGTTTCACGAATCAGGCTGGAGGTCACCAAGGACCCGTGCATGGCGGAGAACAGAGCGCCACCAAAGACACCGGCCACACCCAACTGGTGGAAGGGGTGCATTAGGATGTTGTGCTCTGCTTGGAACACCAACATGAAGTTGAAGGTACCGGAGATACCGAGGGGCATACCATCGGAAAAGCTGCCTTGACCAATGGGGTAGATCAAGAACACAGCGGTAGCAGCAGCTACAGGCGCAGAGTAGGCAACACAAATCCAAGGACGCATCCCCAGACGGTAGCTGAGTTCCCACTCACGACCCATGTAGCAGAACACGCCAATCAAGAAGTGGAAGATGATTAGCTGGTAAGGGCCACCGTTGTAAAGCCACTCATCAAGAGAGGCGGCTTCCCAGATGGGGTAGAAGTGCAAGCCAATGGCGTTGCTGGAGGGCACCACAGCACCGGTGATGATGTTGTTGCCGTAGATCAACGATCCAGCAACGGGTTCACGGATGCCATCGATGTCCACCGGCGGAGCAGCGATAAAGGCAATCACAAAGCAAGCAGTAGCAGCGAGCAGAGTGGGGATCATCAACACGCCGAACCAACCCACGTAGAGGCGGTTGTTGGTGCTGGTGACCCAGCTGCAGAATTGCTCCCACAGGTTCAGTTGCTCGCGACGTTGTAAAACAGTCGTCATAATGATAAGTCCTGTTGAACAAAATGAATGAATGTTACAAGTCCGTCTCAGGACTAAAATGCGCACCAAGAGAGGGTCTCAGGGCTGCATCTCAGCTTTATGAGCCGGAATGTAACTTTATATTAATCAGATCCTGACCAGATTGTAAAGGGTTGTATCTGAATTTTGTATTTTATTAATGTTTCTCTCAGGGATCGTTTAAGGGAGCATCGCTGCGGGACTGCTGACTGGCGATCCAGGCGATCGGGAGGGTACACAGATAGCTCGTCAGGGTTGCGGTGGTGATCAGGGGCAGCATGGCGGTGTGAGAAATCACCGAGAGAATCACGGCTAAGCTTAGAGGGGTTTTCGTCACCGCGACGGTCACTGCCGCCATGGTGTCAACTAGAGCCACACTGACAGGGATCGCCGGCAATACTTGATGGATAGCCATGCCAACACAGGAGCCAACAAAGAGTAAGGGAAAGACGACACCGCCACGGAACCCACCATGGAGACACAGACTTAGTGCCACAATTTTGAAAAAGGCAGCCCCTAAGAGAGTTTGGGCACTATAGCGCGTCCCCATTTGTAGAATTTGCTCAATTTGCCGCTCGCCATAAAACAGAGTAATGGGGTAGAGCAGAGCAATCAGGCCAATGAGAAAGCCTACCGCTACAATCAAAATGAGAGGATGCGGTTGGTACGGAGCCAGCCATCGCCCTAGGAGCCGATGCACAACGATAAAGACTACGCCCACCGCTGCCCCAATGATGCCAAGGGCGATCGATGTGCCAATATCCTGAGGGCGTAAGGCATCGTAAGGAGGAAAGCGATAAATACTACCGATGGTGGTGCCAGTGATCACCCGAAACAGGGTAAAACCACAAAAGGCGGAAATGAGTGCGGGAATAATTGCCTCATAAAACTCTAAACTACGCCGATGGGGTACCTCCAGAACAAAAAGGGTTGCCCCTAGAGGCGTGTTAAAAAATACCCCCATTCCAGCCGCCATTCCACAGAGGGTGAGGATGCGCCCCACGGCTGCTGACACCTGTAAGCGAGTTGCTAACCAACTGCCAAGACCCCCATTAATATCAATGATTGGACTTTCAGGCCCAGCACTACTGCCAAACAGTAAGGAGAGCCATGAGGCTAAGGCCATCCCCGGAATGTAGCGATAGCTGAGCTTGCCATCCCGATGTAACTCAGCAACAGCATCGGTGAGACCCCCCGTGGCTCCGAAAAATTTGACAGACAACCCCACCAAGAGGCCGCCCGTGGCAGTAATCAGGGGAATGTAGGGGTAGAGATGCTCCCAGGTTCTAATACTGACTAGGTTTGGTGCGGTGTCCCATAGGAGGGCAAACCCCCCTGTCAGAACCTGATAAAAGGCGGTGGAGACTAGGCCACCAAGGATCCCCACCAGTAGTGCATAGAGCAGCAGGCGTGCATAGGAGAAGGAGGTTCGTGCCATAAAAATTCACGGTTAGCGTCGTCGCCACCACAGGAACACCGCTAGGCCAAACCCCAGCAGCGGTAATAACAAGACAGCACTAATTTCGATCCAGCGGCTGGTAGCCACGTTGAGTTGCAGGCGACGATTGGTGGTTTGGCGGGGGCGCAAAGACAGTGCCTGCTGGTCGCGATCGCCCAACCAAAGCACAGAATTAACGAATAGGTCGCTGTTAATCCCTTGGTAGGCAATCACGCCATCGGTGGCAAATTCGGAATCCCCAAAGACAACCAAACGTGCCTGTTTGGCTGGCTCTTCACTGAGGGTGCGAGTAATGGCCACGGCCAACGGCAGCGGTCCGAGGGTATCCACCCCTTCTGTAAATTCGAGATCTCCAGACTGCCAGTCGGTTTCCGCCCAGGTTTGCGAGCCAGAGAGGGCAAGCTCAACAATATCATCATCCTTGACCGGCTCAATGCGAATGGCTTGAGCACGGGGAAAGACGCTAGGGCCTTGGGCAAATCGTTGGGTAATCGGGTGATTGCCATAGGTGGTAACAATAATCGTGTCAGGCCCTAGGCCGACCTGCTGACCCACGC harbors:
- the psbA gene encoding photosystem II q(b) protein — protein: MTTVLQRREQLNLWEQFCSWVTSTNNRLYVGWFGVLMIPTLLAATACFVIAFIAAPPVDIDGIREPVAGSLIYGNNIITGAVVPSSNAIGLHFYPIWEAASLDEWLYNGGPYQLIIFHFLIGVFCYMGREWELSYRLGMRPWICVAYSAPVAAATAVFLIYPIGQGSFSDGMPLGISGTFNFMLVFQAEHNILMHPFHQLGVAGVFGGALFSAMHGSLVTSSLIRETTETESQNYGYKFGQEEETYNIVAAHGYFGRLIFQYASFNNSRALHFFLAAWPVIGIWFTALGISTMAFNLNGFNFNHSVVDAQGNVINTWADVINRANLGMEVMHERNAHNFPLDLASAESAPVAMIAPSING
- a CDS encoding chloride channel protein, which produces MARTSFSYARLLLYALLVGILGGLVSTAFYQVLTGGFALLWDTAPNLVSIRTWEHLYPYIPLITATGGLLVGLSVKFFGATGGLTDAVAELHRDGKLSYRYIPGMALASWLSLLFGSSAGPESPIIDINGGLGSWLATRLQVSAAVGRILTLCGMAAGMGVFFNTPLGATLFVLEVPHRRSLEFYEAIIPALISAFCGFTLFRVITGTTIGSIYRFPPYDALRPQDIGTSIALGIIGAAVGVVFIVVHRLLGRWLAPYQPHPLILIVAVGFLIGLIALLYPITLFYGERQIEQILQMGTRYSAQTLLGAAFFKIVALSLCLHGGFRGGVVFPLLFVGSCVGMAIHQVLPAIPVSVALVDTMAAVTVAVTKTPLSLAVILSVISHTAMLPLITTATLTSYLCTLPIAWIASQQSRSDAPLNDP